Proteins from a single region of Amycolatopsis sp. CA-230715:
- a CDS encoding response regulator, producing the protein MSRVRVVVVDDQAVVREGLVLIVGMLDGVEVAGAAENGEEALRIVDRERPDVVLMDLRMPRLDGVGVTRRIRDGHPGVRVVVLTTYSDDESILAALKAGARGYLTKNARADQIERAIATVMAGETHFEPVVQRRLVELATRERPSNGDLTPRELDVLRLIAEGRSNREIASLLYITEGTVKTHVNNIFAKAGLRDRAQAVSYAFRNGLATPFTD; encoded by the coding sequence GTGAGCCGGGTGCGGGTGGTCGTGGTGGACGACCAGGCCGTGGTGCGCGAAGGCCTCGTGCTCATCGTCGGGATGCTGGACGGCGTGGAAGTGGCTGGTGCGGCGGAAAACGGCGAGGAGGCGCTGCGGATCGTCGACCGCGAACGGCCCGACGTGGTGCTGATGGACCTGCGGATGCCGCGGCTGGACGGGGTCGGCGTGACCAGGCGGATCCGCGACGGTCACCCCGGCGTGCGGGTGGTGGTGCTGACCACGTACTCCGACGACGAATCGATCCTCGCCGCGTTGAAAGCGGGCGCGCGCGGATACCTGACGAAAAATGCGCGCGCGGACCAGATCGAGCGGGCGATCGCCACCGTGATGGCCGGGGAAACCCATTTCGAACCGGTGGTGCAGCGGCGCTTGGTGGAACTGGCTACTCGCGAACGCCCGTCGAACGGCGACCTGACCCCGCGCGAGCTCGACGTGCTGCGCCTGATCGCGGAGGGCAGGTCGAACCGCGAGATCGCGAGCCTGCTCTACATCACCGAAGGCACCGTGAAAACACACGTGAACAACATCTTCGCGAAGGCGGGCTTGCGGGACAGGGCCCAGGCGGTGAGCTACGCCTTCCGGAACGGCCTCGCCACACCTTTTACCGACTAA
- a CDS encoding fibronectin type III domain-containing protein, with product MDLRGARLAAGSRKDAGSRSWRTRVPVLVVVVACAAAVVAAVTGAAKPLPGLQFLTTGHWVYNTVLQAAFHIDGGTANIDAQAQVPGDDGSQVVQGDTSGYVVGRSRITQFGKSSLTVEQTNAPPSDEIPLGVEAAGGPYLVYRQSGKIVRLGDPSATVDAGDPVGDPVVSADGTMWLFRTTTGLVCRLPKDADRISSCPATIEKGHTGGLTLVGDRPQFVDTAAGTLNRLGDKGVEGSSPLGVTVSAAARPAASDVAGRVAILDAPARRLHLVDTATPPRAPVTVPLPDGDYDAPVSSGSVVALVDKKNNTLLTYDGEGKQADAKPIPRESGPARLTKGEDSRMYLEGPEGTHVLVVGHDGKVADVPVVARKPGPVPAPGKPGDSAKPPLAPPDRGQQQQQGPSNAGAPSNAGAQQPPRREQEKPKPPPARKPEPPPDIPASPPGAPTGVTAKAASSSIRVSWGAAPDNRGPITAYHLTWQGGSMTVGGGARSATVGPLANGTRYVVTVTATNKAGTGPGASSPGVTPFAAAGAPTGVTARNANGTVTVTWNPPALNGGALAHYEVSATGQGTKNVTATSTTFSGLGNGSFTFTVRAVTTVDGQQVTGAPGSASLTIQKPTITLSRGSATSSDACKAPACHWFHVVVKGFAPNTKITMVPHSDNGKFSESASLITDENGNGTQDGTGTRYDVPGVHVWVTVSTPNGPVESNHYLWPEG from the coding sequence GTGGATCTCAGAGGGGCCCGGCTCGCCGCGGGGAGCCGGAAGGACGCCGGATCCCGGTCGTGGCGCACGCGCGTTCCCGTACTGGTGGTGGTCGTCGCGTGCGCGGCCGCGGTCGTCGCCGCGGTCACCGGTGCCGCGAAACCGCTGCCGGGCCTGCAGTTCCTCACCACTGGCCACTGGGTCTACAACACGGTTCTGCAGGCCGCTTTCCACATCGACGGCGGTACCGCGAACATCGACGCGCAGGCGCAGGTGCCAGGGGACGACGGCAGCCAGGTCGTGCAGGGCGACACCAGCGGGTACGTGGTCGGCCGGTCGCGGATCACCCAGTTCGGCAAGTCGAGCCTGACCGTCGAGCAGACGAACGCGCCGCCGTCCGACGAGATCCCGCTGGGCGTCGAGGCGGCGGGCGGGCCGTACCTCGTCTACCGCCAGTCCGGCAAGATCGTGCGCCTCGGCGACCCGTCGGCGACGGTGGACGCGGGCGATCCGGTCGGCGACCCGGTGGTGAGCGCGGACGGCACGATGTGGCTCTTCCGCACCACGACCGGCCTGGTGTGCCGGTTGCCGAAGGACGCGGACCGCATTTCCTCGTGCCCCGCGACGATCGAGAAGGGGCACACGGGCGGGCTGACGTTGGTCGGCGACCGTCCGCAGTTCGTCGACACCGCCGCGGGCACGCTGAACCGGCTCGGGGACAAGGGTGTGGAAGGCAGTTCGCCGCTCGGTGTCACCGTTTCCGCGGCCGCGCGCCCCGCGGCGTCCGATGTCGCCGGCCGCGTCGCGATCCTGGACGCGCCCGCGCGCCGCCTGCACCTCGTCGACACCGCGACCCCGCCGCGCGCGCCCGTCACGGTGCCGCTGCCCGACGGCGACTACGACGCCCCGGTGTCGAGCGGTTCCGTGGTCGCGCTCGTCGACAAGAAGAACAACACGCTGCTGACCTACGACGGCGAGGGCAAGCAGGCCGACGCGAAGCCGATCCCGCGGGAATCCGGCCCGGCGCGCCTGACCAAGGGCGAAGACTCCCGGATGTACCTCGAAGGCCCCGAGGGCACGCACGTGCTCGTGGTCGGCCACGACGGCAAGGTCGCCGACGTCCCCGTGGTGGCGCGCAAACCGGGCCCGGTGCCCGCGCCGGGGAAACCGGGCGACAGCGCGAAACCGCCGCTCGCGCCGCCGGACCGGGGGCAGCAACAGCAGCAGGGGCCGTCGAACGCGGGCGCACCCTCGAACGCGGGGGCGCAGCAGCCGCCGCGGCGCGAGCAGGAGAAGCCGAAACCGCCACCGGCGCGGAAACCGGAACCGCCGCCGGACATCCCCGCGAGCCCGCCCGGCGCGCCGACCGGCGTGACCGCGAAGGCCGCCTCCAGCTCGATCAGGGTCAGCTGGGGCGCGGCCCCGGACAACCGCGGCCCGATCACCGCGTACCACCTGACGTGGCAGGGCGGTTCGATGACGGTCGGCGGCGGCGCGCGCTCGGCGACCGTCGGCCCGCTGGCCAACGGCACCCGGTACGTGGTGACGGTGACCGCGACGAACAAGGCGGGCACGGGGCCGGGCGCGTCCTCGCCAGGGGTCACCCCGTTCGCGGCGGCGGGCGCGCCGACTGGGGTCACCGCGAGGAACGCGAACGGAACGGTGACCGTCACGTGGAATCCGCCCGCGCTGAACGGCGGCGCGCTCGCGCACTACGAGGTGAGCGCGACCGGGCAGGGCACCAAGAACGTCACCGCCACGAGTACCACGTTTTCCGGCCTGGGCAACGGTTCCTTCACCTTCACCGTGCGCGCGGTGACCACAGTGGACGGTCAGCAGGTGACGGGTGCGCCGGGATCGGCGTCGCTGACCATCCAGAAGCCGACCATCACGCTCAGCCGGGGCAGTGCCACGTCGAGCGATGCTTGCAAGGCCCCGGCTTGCCACTGGTTCCACGTGGTGGTCAAGGGATTCGCGCCGAACACGAAGATCACCATGGTGCCGCATTCCGACAACGGCAAGTTCAGCGAGTCCGCGTCGCTGATCACCGACGAAAACGGCAACGGCACGCAGGACGGCACCGGAACTCGTTACGACGTCCCGGGTGTGCACGTGTGGGTCACGGTCAGCACGCCGAACGGGCCGGTCGAATCGAACCACTACCTCTGGCCAGAAGGGTGA
- a CDS encoding AAA family ATPase, translated as MNQIPAGEVYERIAKNVQSVIRGKPQLVRLAVAALLAEGHLLIEDVPGLGKTTLARCLARSIGGTWNRIQFTPDLLPGDITGVQVYHQKEERFEFHAGGIFANVVLADEINRGTPKTQSALLEVMAERTVTVDSVRREVPRPFLVIATQNPIELEGTYRLPEAQLDRFLMRLQVGYPDLDSEVMVIMSDCAGVNPDELSPVVDLPALQAAVAQVRAAHIDRAICEYAATLAAATRQHVALRYGASPRGSIALVRAAQAVAATYNRTFVTPDDIKEVARPVLGHRLILTSDAELNQRRADDIVDEVLAATPVPRTSSTVS; from the coding sequence GTGAACCAGATACCAGCAGGCGAGGTCTACGAACGGATCGCGAAGAACGTGCAAAGCGTGATCCGGGGCAAGCCGCAGCTCGTGCGCCTCGCCGTGGCCGCACTGCTCGCCGAGGGGCACCTGCTCATCGAGGACGTGCCGGGCCTGGGCAAGACCACGCTCGCGCGGTGCCTGGCGCGCAGCATCGGCGGCACCTGGAACCGCATCCAGTTCACCCCGGACCTGCTGCCCGGCGACATCACCGGCGTGCAGGTGTACCACCAGAAGGAAGAACGGTTCGAATTCCACGCCGGCGGCATCTTCGCGAACGTGGTGCTCGCCGACGAAATCAACCGCGGCACCCCGAAAACGCAGTCGGCGCTGCTGGAAGTGATGGCGGAGCGCACCGTCACGGTCGATTCGGTGCGCCGCGAAGTGCCGCGCCCGTTCCTCGTGATCGCCACGCAGAACCCGATCGAACTGGAGGGCACCTACCGGCTCCCGGAGGCGCAGCTCGACCGTTTTCTGATGCGGCTGCAGGTCGGCTACCCGGATCTCGACTCCGAGGTCATGGTGATCATGAGCGACTGCGCGGGCGTCAACCCCGACGAGCTGTCCCCGGTGGTCGACCTGCCCGCGCTGCAGGCGGCCGTCGCGCAGGTGCGGGCCGCGCACATCGACCGCGCGATCTGCGAGTACGCGGCCACCCTCGCCGCGGCGACCAGGCAGCACGTGGCGCTGCGCTACGGCGCGAGCCCGCGCGGCAGCATCGCGCTCGTCCGCGCCGCGCAGGCCGTCGCGGCCACCTACAACCGCACTTTCGTCACCCCGGACGACATCAAGGAGGTCGCGCGGCCCGTGCTCGGGCACCGGCTGATCCTGACCTCCGACGCCGAGTTGAACCAGCGCCGCGCCGACGACATCGTCGACGAGGTGCTCGCCGCGACCCCGGTGCCCAGGACCAGCAGCACGGTCTCATGA
- a CDS encoding sensor histidine kinase produces MDRHRPRWHYLLGGLFAAYLLGAAVGGVLGAGDRAGWPAATLMAALHAAGLACCLLLFRARKHAVALLAVAAAASVGAQALVPFSGLSLLFLMVWLAPFAVPLGWSILLTSGAALGFVVLSLIRSVDVGAAAGIAMGAAWALLLAAVVHRLSVARATAELARSQAGAAMLAERQRLAREIHDVLAHSLSAQIVHLEGTRMLLERGGDAAQALDRVRKAGDLARAGLEETQRAVEALRGGDGPLSAQLAALAADFRAVAGKSCAVELSGAPDTLVAEIRLTVVRTVQEALTNVGKHAPRADVVVALRGAGNRCELTVTDTGGGANGRAPGTGYGLLGMRERAELIGGELVAGPCGAGFRVRLRVPS; encoded by the coding sequence GTGGACCGGCATCGCCCTCGGTGGCACTACCTGCTGGGCGGGCTGTTCGCCGCCTACCTGCTGGGAGCGGCCGTCGGCGGTGTGCTCGGCGCCGGTGACCGCGCCGGATGGCCCGCGGCGACGCTGATGGCCGCGCTGCACGCCGCCGGACTGGCCTGCTGTCTTCTCCTGTTCCGGGCCCGGAAGCACGCGGTCGCGCTGCTCGCGGTGGCAGCCGCGGCTTCCGTCGGCGCGCAGGCGCTCGTCCCGTTCAGCGGGCTTTCGCTGCTGTTCCTGATGGTGTGGCTCGCACCGTTCGCGGTTCCGCTCGGCTGGTCGATCCTGCTCACGTCGGGCGCCGCGCTCGGTTTCGTCGTGCTCTCGCTGATCCGGTCGGTCGACGTCGGCGCGGCCGCCGGTATCGCGATGGGTGCCGCGTGGGCGCTGCTGCTCGCCGCGGTCGTCCATCGGCTGAGCGTGGCCAGGGCCACCGCCGAACTGGCCAGGTCGCAAGCCGGTGCGGCGATGCTCGCCGAACGCCAGCGGCTCGCGCGCGAGATCCACGACGTGCTCGCCCATTCCCTGTCCGCGCAGATCGTGCACCTGGAGGGCACCAGGATGCTGCTCGAACGCGGCGGCGATGCCGCGCAGGCACTCGACCGCGTCCGGAAAGCGGGCGATCTCGCCCGCGCCGGGCTCGAGGAAACCCAGCGCGCGGTCGAGGCGCTGCGCGGTGGCGACGGACCGCTGAGCGCTCAGCTGGCCGCACTGGCCGCCGATTTCCGTGCTGTGGCGGGAAAATCGTGTGCCGTGGAGCTGAGCGGCGCTCCCGACACGCTGGTGGCGGAGATCCGCCTCACCGTGGTGCGGACCGTGCAGGAAGCGTTGACCAACGTCGGGAAGCACGCCCCGCGAGCCGATGTCGTCGTGGCGCTGCGCGGTGCGGGCAACCGGTGCGAGCTGACCGTGACCGACACCGGCGGCGGTGCGAACGGGCGGGCGCCCGGCACCGGTTACGGGCTCCTTGGCATGCGCGAACGGGCCGAACTGATCGGCGGCGAACTCGTCGCGGGCCCGTGCGGTGCGGGTTTCCGGGTGCGCCTGCGGGTGCCGTCGTGA
- a CDS encoding response regulator transcription factor, translating into MRVLVIEDNEDLRLAIGGTLRGAGFAVDAVGDLPQADEALTVNSYDCAVFDRLLPSGDALTYVRRNRPTVPVLFLTALDSVNDRIAGLELGDDYLVKPFAMDELTARVRSLCRRVTASLPPVLRCGDLVIDVGRREVRRAAALLTLTRKEFDVLELLVLRQGETVSRAALAEYAWDEFVAPSSNVVAGVIKQLRKKLREPDMITNVRGDGYFIHPA; encoded by the coding sequence GTGCGGGTACTGGTCATCGAGGACAACGAAGACCTCCGCCTCGCGATCGGCGGCACGCTGCGCGGCGCGGGGTTCGCGGTGGACGCCGTCGGCGACCTGCCCCAGGCCGACGAGGCGCTCACCGTGAACTCCTACGACTGCGCGGTGTTCGACCGCCTGCTGCCCTCCGGTGACGCGCTCACCTACGTGCGGCGGAACCGGCCGACCGTGCCGGTGCTGTTCCTGACCGCGCTCGACAGCGTCAACGACCGGATCGCCGGGCTCGAACTCGGCGACGACTACCTGGTGAAACCGTTCGCGATGGACGAGCTGACCGCGCGCGTGCGCAGCCTGTGCCGCCGCGTTACGGCGAGCCTGCCGCCGGTGCTGCGCTGCGGGGACCTCGTGATCGACGTAGGGCGTCGCGAAGTCCGCCGCGCGGCGGCCCTGCTCACCTTGACGCGCAAGGAGTTCGACGTGCTGGAGCTGCTGGTGCTCCGGCAGGGCGAGACGGTGTCGCGGGCCGCGCTCGCCGAGTACGCCTGGGACGAATTCGTCGCGCCCTCGTCGAACGTGGTCGCCGGTGTGATCAAACAGCTTCGCAAGAAGTTGCGGGAACCCGACATGATCACCAACGTCCGCGGCGACGGCTACTTCATCCACCCGGCGTAG
- a CDS encoding RNA polymerase sigma factor, translating to MDASEIARVFREEYGRAVSVLVRAFGTIDIAEEAVQEAFAVAAQRWPSDGAPPSPAGWIITTARNKAIDRLRREASRVDRHADAAFLAERGEPEETGPVHDDRLRLLFTCCHPALAVPARVALTLRLLGGLTTGEIAHAFLVPEKTMAQRIVRAKGKIRDAGIPYRIPGEADLPERLGAVLAVLYLIFNEGYSASSGDALVREDLCAEAIRLCRVLAELMPAEPEVTGLLALMLLIDARRGARTGADGELVLLADQDRTRWDRELVAEGQELLRACLRRDRPGPYQIQAAINAVHSDARTAAETEWGQILRLYDQLRAFDPSPVVALNRAVAVAEVDGPATALALVDELALDEYYLFHAIRADLLRRLGRTGEAAAAYDTAIARTGNAAERAFLERRRG from the coding sequence GTGGACGCCTCCGAGATCGCCCGCGTGTTCCGTGAAGAGTACGGGCGCGCGGTTTCCGTGCTGGTGCGCGCTTTCGGCACCATCGACATCGCCGAAGAAGCCGTGCAGGAGGCGTTCGCCGTCGCGGCGCAGCGCTGGCCGTCCGACGGAGCGCCGCCGAGCCCGGCGGGCTGGATCATCACCACCGCTCGGAACAAGGCGATCGACCGCCTCCGGCGCGAAGCGTCCAGAGTGGACAGACACGCCGACGCGGCCTTCCTCGCCGAGCGGGGCGAACCCGAGGAAACCGGCCCGGTGCACGACGACCGGCTGCGGCTGCTGTTCACCTGCTGCCACCCCGCACTGGCCGTCCCCGCGCGCGTCGCGCTGACGCTGCGGCTGCTCGGCGGGCTGACCACCGGCGAGATCGCGCACGCGTTCCTGGTCCCGGAAAAGACCATGGCGCAACGGATCGTGCGCGCGAAGGGCAAGATCAGGGACGCGGGCATCCCGTACCGGATCCCCGGCGAGGCCGATCTGCCCGAGCGGCTCGGCGCCGTGCTCGCGGTGCTCTACCTGATCTTCAACGAGGGGTACTCGGCGAGCTCGGGTGACGCGCTCGTGCGCGAAGACCTGTGCGCGGAAGCCATCCGCCTCTGCCGGGTGCTCGCCGAGCTGATGCCGGCCGAACCCGAAGTCACCGGGCTGCTCGCGCTGATGCTGCTGATCGACGCCCGCCGCGGCGCGCGCACCGGCGCCGACGGCGAACTGGTCCTGCTCGCCGACCAGGACCGGACGAGGTGGGACCGCGAACTCGTGGCGGAGGGCCAGGAACTTCTCCGCGCGTGCCTGCGCCGCGACCGGCCGGGCCCGTACCAGATCCAGGCCGCGATCAACGCCGTGCACAGCGATGCCCGCACCGCGGCCGAAACTGAGTGGGGCCAGATCCTCCGGCTCTACGACCAGTTGCGCGCCTTCGACCCGAGCCCGGTGGTCGCGCTGAACCGGGCCGTCGCCGTCGCCGAGGTCGACGGCCCCGCGACCGCGCTCGCCCTCGTCGACGAACTGGCACTGGACGAGTACTACCTGTTCCACGCGATCAGGGCGGACCTGCTGCGGCGGCTCGGCCGGACCGGGGAAGCCGCGGCCGCCTACGACACGGCGATCGCGCGCACTGGCAACGCGGCCGAACGCGCCTTCCTCGAACGACGGCGGGGCTGA
- a CDS encoding NAD-dependent epimerase/dehydratase family protein: MKLLILGGTGFVGRAIAEAALRRDWPVTVFHRGRHASPPGAEVRHGDRTADLSALGDGEWDVVVDTWSAAPWVVRDAARALTDRVGRYLYVSTRSVYADPVAPGADENAPVVDGSPDAEGTEYAQDKCGAELAVEATFADRALFARAGLILGPYENVGRLPWWLTRLARGGDVLAPGPPELPLQYIDVRDLAAWALDAASRGLGGAYDLVSPSGHATMGSLLDACARVTGSAAKLRWLAPEEVLAAGIAPWTELPSWLPPGEDHDMMHRSDATKALDSGLRCRPVTETVADTWRWLRAVGDAPLRPDRPRPGLSPEVEAKALADK, from the coding sequence ATGAAGCTCCTCATCCTCGGCGGCACCGGGTTCGTCGGCCGCGCGATCGCCGAAGCGGCCCTCCGGCGCGACTGGCCGGTGACGGTGTTCCACCGCGGCAGGCACGCGTCGCCGCCCGGGGCCGAAGTGCGGCACGGCGACCGGACAGCCGACTTGTCGGCGCTCGGCGACGGCGAATGGGACGTCGTGGTCGACACCTGGAGCGCCGCGCCCTGGGTCGTTCGCGACGCCGCGCGAGCGCTCACCGATCGCGTCGGCCGCTACCTCTACGTTTCGACCCGCTCCGTGTACGCCGACCCCGTCGCACCGGGAGCGGACGAAAACGCGCCCGTCGTCGACGGCTCGCCCGATGCCGAAGGAACCGAGTACGCGCAAGACAAATGCGGCGCCGAACTCGCCGTCGAAGCCACCTTCGCCGATCGCGCGCTGTTCGCGCGGGCAGGGCTCATCCTCGGCCCGTACGAAAACGTCGGCAGGCTGCCGTGGTGGCTGACCCGCCTCGCGCGCGGCGGCGACGTACTCGCGCCGGGCCCGCCCGAACTTCCGTTGCAGTACATCGATGTCCGCGATTTGGCCGCGTGGGCGCTCGACGCCGCATCGCGGGGACTCGGCGGCGCCTACGACCTGGTGAGCCCGTCCGGCCACGCCACGATGGGCTCGCTGCTCGACGCCTGCGCGCGGGTCACGGGCTCGGCCGCGAAGCTGCGCTGGCTCGCGCCCGAAGAGGTCCTCGCCGCGGGCATCGCACCGTGGACCGAGCTGCCGAGCTGGCTCCCGCCCGGCGAAGACCACGACATGATGCACCGCTCCGACGCCACCAAGGCACTGGACAGCGGCCTGCGCTGCCGCCCGGTCACCGAAACCGTCGCCGACACGTGGCGCTGGCTCCGCGCTGTCGGCGATGCCCCGCTGCGGCCGGATCGCCCGCGTCCCGGCCTCAGCCCCGAGGTTGAAGCGAAAGCATTAGCAGACAAGTGA
- a CDS encoding sensor histidine kinase, which translates to MNSSAADRLRRLRLVLTILFTAINATGLIVFAWIAIASDESGPASLDGELHRVTSSANRLLQYDDRNKTFITGYIGDDELADQCPQFAVLPGGSSTFAPYFSKRTCVPVDPARLAGLVDDAVRSGRLVTGNIRGTGDQLVRVVVEPFRNRFGQYAGATVAAADADSAQAAHTRFVVFVIGGCAVLVAVLAVAGHLLSTRAMRPAVAALEQQEILLAETAHDLRTPVAALRALAETALRNPDERTELLPRTVGLAARMGTIIDGLLVRARLAAGMDQLAVQPVWLDQLVTGLVDDTPADGASVTVTAAPSLVQVDPTLVQRAVGNLLDNALRYGRQGDQPAIVHITVANGRVTVADHGPGVDGKIAEELLDRFRTGSGSTGLGLSIVRWVAQAHGGALNVYNADEGGAIFELELPVLPHPN; encoded by the coding sequence GTGAACTCGTCGGCGGCCGATCGGCTGCGCAGGCTGCGGCTGGTGCTGACGATCCTGTTCACCGCGATCAACGCGACCGGGCTGATCGTGTTCGCCTGGATCGCGATCGCCTCCGACGAATCGGGCCCGGCCAGCCTCGACGGCGAGCTGCACCGCGTGACCTCGTCGGCGAACCGCCTGCTCCAGTACGACGACCGGAACAAGACGTTCATCACCGGCTACATCGGCGACGACGAGCTGGCCGACCAGTGCCCGCAGTTCGCCGTGCTGCCGGGCGGTTCCAGCACTTTCGCGCCGTACTTCAGCAAACGCACCTGCGTGCCGGTCGACCCCGCGCGGCTGGCCGGTCTCGTCGACGACGCCGTGCGGTCCGGCAGGCTGGTCACCGGCAACATCCGCGGCACCGGCGACCAGCTCGTCCGGGTCGTGGTCGAACCGTTCCGGAACCGGTTCGGCCAGTACGCGGGCGCGACCGTGGCGGCGGCCGACGCGGATTCCGCGCAGGCGGCGCACACCCGGTTCGTGGTCTTCGTGATCGGCGGCTGCGCGGTGCTCGTCGCGGTGCTGGCCGTGGCGGGGCACCTGCTGTCCACCAGGGCGATGCGGCCCGCCGTTGCCGCGCTGGAACAGCAGGAGATCCTGCTCGCCGAAACCGCGCACGATCTGCGGACGCCGGTGGCCGCGTTGCGCGCGCTCGCGGAAACCGCGCTGCGCAATCCCGACGAGCGCACCGAACTGCTGCCGAGAACGGTCGGGCTGGCGGCGAGGATGGGCACCATCATCGACGGGCTGCTGGTGCGCGCGCGCCTCGCCGCGGGCATGGACCAGCTCGCCGTGCAGCCGGTGTGGCTCGACCAGCTCGTCACCGGGCTCGTCGACGACACTCCCGCCGACGGCGCCAGCGTCACGGTGACCGCCGCGCCTTCGCTCGTGCAGGTCGATCCGACGCTCGTGCAGCGCGCGGTCGGCAACCTGCTGGACAACGCGCTGCGGTACGGGCGGCAGGGCGACCAGCCCGCGATCGTGCACATCACCGTCGCGAACGGCAGGGTCACCGTCGCCGACCACGGGCCGGGCGTGGACGGCAAGATCGCCGAGGAACTGCTCGACCGCTTCCGCACGGGCAGCGGTTCGACCGGGCTCGGGCTGTCGATCGTGCGCTGGGTGGCGCAGGCCCACGGCGGCGCGCTCAACGTCTACAACGCCGATGAAGGCGGCGCGATCTTCGAACTGGAATTGCCGGTTCTCCCGCACCCCAATTAG
- a CDS encoding LuxR C-terminal-related transcriptional regulator, with the protein MTITALDRINHVEAAKPARNANAALAAARSEVLVMSSGTTAVKNPIAAVRGIDRDNLRRGVRYRVLVPDAARVAPVLSAQLAALSVAGAGTRTVPAVPADALVIDRSVAVLPVGRTDLGTPAGVAVFRLASVVTTTVELFERVWATGAPLTASELPETAEMCAREQELLSLLAAGHTDAAAADRLGISVRTVRRTVSVIMNRLGARSRFMAGVKAADRGLLTP; encoded by the coding sequence ATGACCATCACCGCGCTCGACCGGATCAACCACGTCGAAGCCGCGAAACCTGCGCGCAACGCCAACGCAGCGCTGGCGGCGGCCCGTTCGGAGGTGCTGGTGATGAGCAGCGGCACCACGGCGGTGAAGAACCCTATCGCGGCCGTCCGCGGGATCGACCGCGACAACCTGCGGCGCGGGGTCCGCTACCGCGTGCTGGTGCCGGACGCCGCGCGCGTCGCGCCCGTGCTCTCCGCCCAGCTCGCGGCGCTTTCGGTAGCGGGCGCCGGAACGCGGACGGTGCCCGCGGTACCGGCCGACGCGCTGGTGATCGACCGCTCCGTCGCGGTGCTCCCGGTGGGCAGGACCGATCTGGGCACCCCGGCCGGGGTCGCGGTGTTCCGGCTCGCGAGCGTCGTCACCACGACGGTGGAACTGTTCGAACGCGTCTGGGCGACAGGGGCGCCGCTGACCGCGTCGGAACTGCCCGAGACCGCCGAAATGTGCGCGCGGGAGCAGGAACTGCTGTCGCTGCTCGCCGCGGGCCACACCGACGCGGCCGCCGCGGACCGGCTCGGCATTTCGGTGCGCACGGTGCGGCGCACGGTTTCGGTGATCATGAACCGGCTCGGCGCGCGCAGCCGGTTCATGGCCGGTGTCAAGGCCGCGGACCGCGGGCTGCTGACGCCCTGA
- a CDS encoding response regulator transcription factor: protein MRVLVVEDDEDLRAAVCAELSSAGFEVTRSPDIAGADAALREGGFACVVFDRMLPDGDAISYVHGRRLAGDGVPVLFLTARDSVADRIAGFDHGGDDYLVKPFSVAELTARVRTLSRRAGAGRPSVLRYADVVLDCARRETRRGGALLTLSNKEFAVLEYLLVHQGQTVTRTELIEHCWGEDEDPQSNVVDSVVKRLRRKLREPGLIDAVHGTGFRLAEGARS, encoded by the coding sequence GTGCGAGTACTGGTGGTCGAAGACGACGAGGACCTGCGTGCCGCCGTGTGCGCGGAACTGTCGTCGGCGGGTTTCGAGGTCACGCGGTCGCCGGACATCGCGGGCGCCGATGCCGCGCTGCGCGAAGGCGGTTTCGCGTGCGTGGTGTTCGACCGCATGCTCCCCGACGGTGACGCGATCAGCTACGTGCACGGCAGGCGCCTCGCCGGGGACGGGGTGCCGGTGCTGTTCCTGACCGCGCGCGACAGCGTCGCCGACCGGATCGCCGGGTTCGACCACGGCGGTGACGACTACCTGGTGAAACCGTTCTCGGTGGCCGAACTGACCGCGCGGGTCCGCACGCTGAGCCGCCGCGCGGGCGCGGGCAGGCCGTCGGTGCTGCGCTACGCCGACGTGGTGCTGGACTGCGCGCGCCGGGAGACCAGGCGCGGCGGCGCGCTGCTCACGTTGTCCAACAAGGAGTTCGCCGTGCTGGAGTACCTGCTCGTGCACCAGGGCCAGACGGTGACCAGGACCGAGCTGATCGAGCACTGCTGGGGCGAGGACGAGGACCCGCAGTCCAATGTGGTCGATTCGGTGGTGAAGCGCCTGCGGCGCAAGCTTCGCGAGCCGGGCCTGATCGACGCCGTGCACGGCACCGGTTTCCGGCTCGCCGAGGGCGCGCGCTCGTGA